The Winogradskyella schleiferi genome has a window encoding:
- a CDS encoding serine hydrolase domain-containing protein, with translation MIKAILYSILLVGFLFTEKVTAQDHYTYPDKEWEYTSENSPCSPMNLLKQYVIDSLNTTGLMIIKSGKIDFEYGDTEEISYLASARKSVLSMMYGKYVIDGTINLNTTLKELDIDDVNSLTETEKQATIDQIINARSGVYLPAANAGSGANMPERGQFKPGEHFYYNNWDFNVAGTIFEQKTGNNIYKAFEDEFAIPLGFQDFELANQKKYGNEKLSIHPAYHFYLSTRDMARLGYLMLRKGKWNDKQIIPENWINKTTTMVSKTEDYGLFKGYSYMWWLYVDSDIELLEGAYTAAGAWGQYITIIPKLDMVIAHKTKSRYERRTPIPAYDKFIVKLIEGEKQVQNTNKNIDLRPFVGSYTDNSVEGQPLNLEMIIDGESLKIKGPIFPQPVNIVLCSETNGVLDVRDMGYPSLAFKKDQHGKILGFNIMNMFIEKN, from the coding sequence ATGATAAAAGCAATTTTATATTCTATTTTATTAGTTGGCTTTCTTTTTACAGAAAAAGTAACGGCACAAGATCATTACACTTATCCAGATAAAGAATGGGAATATACTTCAGAAAATTCGCCTTGTAGTCCAATGAATCTATTAAAACAATATGTAATAGACAGCTTAAATACGACTGGATTAATGATAATCAAAAGTGGTAAAATTGATTTTGAGTATGGTGATACTGAAGAAATAAGTTACTTGGCATCGGCAAGAAAAAGCGTTTTGAGTATGATGTACGGAAAGTACGTGATTGATGGCACAATTAACCTCAATACCACTCTCAAAGAATTAGATATTGATGATGTAAACTCACTTACAGAAACTGAAAAACAAGCCACAATAGACCAAATTATAAATGCAAGGTCTGGTGTTTATCTTCCAGCTGCAAATGCAGGTTCTGGTGCGAATATGCCTGAAAGAGGTCAATTCAAACCTGGCGAACATTTTTATTATAATAACTGGGATTTCAATGTAGCAGGAACCATTTTCGAACAAAAGACTGGAAATAACATTTACAAAGCCTTTGAAGATGAATTTGCTATACCATTAGGATTTCAAGATTTTGAGTTGGCCAATCAAAAGAAGTACGGAAATGAAAAACTATCCATTCATCCTGCTTATCACTTCTATCTATCAACCAGAGATATGGCTAGACTTGGATATCTTATGTTAAGAAAAGGGAAGTGGAATGACAAACAAATTATTCCAGAAAATTGGATAAATAAAACAACAACAATGGTAAGCAAAACTGAAGATTATGGTCTTTTTAAAGGTTATAGTTATATGTGGTGGTTGTATGTTGATTCAGATATAGAATTACTCGAAGGTGCTTATACTGCTGCTGGAGCTTGGGGACAGTATATTACAATTATTCCAAAGTTAGATATGGTGATTGCCCATAAAACAAAAAGTCGATATGAACGCAGAACACCAATTCCAGCGTATGATAAATTTATTGTCAAATTAATTGAAGGCGAAAAACAAGTACAAAACACTAATAAAAATATTGATCTCAGACCCTTTGTTGGAAGTTATACAGATAATTCTGTAGAAGGACAACCTTTGAATCTCGAAATGATCATCGATGGAGAATCCTTAAAAATAAAAGGACCTATTTTTCCGCAACCTGTAAATATTGTTCTTTGCAGTGAAACGAACGGAGTATTAGACGTTAGAGATATGGGTTATCCATCATTGGCTTTCAAAAAAGATCAGCACGGGAAAATACTTGGTTTCAATATCATGAATATGTTCATTGAGAAAAATTAG
- the trhA gene encoding PAQR family membrane homeostasis protein TrhA, with product MRIQTKLEEQLNTWTHGLGALLGIAALVLLIIQADSAKPWSLFSVIVYGVSIIVLFLASTFYHAVEGEKRRHYFRIVDHVSIYLLIAGTYTPVLLIALSDSLGWPLFWTVWGIAAFGVVIKLFFTGRFEVASTLLYLVMGWLIVFDFSNVSQALGSDGILWLYAGGLFYTVGIIFYAIDKIPYNHVIWHLFVLGGAISHFFMVYFYVL from the coding sequence ATGCGAATTCAAACCAAGCTTGAAGAACAACTTAATACTTGGACACATGGTTTGGGTGCGCTTTTAGGAATTGCTGCTTTAGTTTTACTGATTATTCAAGCCGATAGCGCAAAACCATGGAGTCTATTTAGTGTCATTGTTTATGGCGTTTCGATTATCGTTTTGTTTTTAGCTTCAACATTTTACCATGCCGTAGAAGGGGAGAAGCGGCGGCATTATTTTAGAATCGTTGACCATGTGAGTATATATTTGCTCATTGCAGGAACCTATACGCCAGTTTTACTAATAGCACTTTCGGACAGTTTAGGTTGGCCCTTATTTTGGACGGTTTGGGGAATTGCCGCTTTTGGCGTGGTGATCAAGCTCTTTTTTACAGGACGTTTTGAGGTGGCGTCAACTCTTTTGTATTTAGTAATGGGTTGGCTTATTGTATTCGATTTTTCCAATGTTTCCCAAGCCCTTGGTTCAGATGGGATACTTTGGTTGTATGCAGGAGGATTATTCTATACCGTTGGAATCATTTTCTATGCGATTGATAAAATCCCTTATAATCATGTGATATGGCATTTGTTTGTTTTAGGTGGTGCGATTAGCCATTTTTTTATGGTGTATTTTTATGTGCTTTGA
- a CDS encoding DUF4294 domain-containing protein — MKYILYIALFFSVVLNAQERPVEQEQDSTEVHYMIIEGDSIPVTSVELNEVLVLPNLKFEDRNARIRYIILRRKTLKVYPYAKLAAERLEALQKRLDELERKRDKKRYAKIIQKYIEDEFSAELKKLTKTEGQILVKLIHRQTGTTTFDLIKELRSGWRAFWFNSTANLFDISLKKEFNPIDEEEDYLIEDILQRAFQNELLKRQEPAFDIDFYACVNKWSRPKTPSNTKG, encoded by the coding sequence ATGAAGTATATTTTATATATAGCCTTATTTTTTTCAGTGGTTTTAAACGCCCAAGAAAGACCTGTAGAACAAGAACAAGATTCTACGGAAGTGCACTACATGATTATTGAAGGCGATTCCATTCCTGTGACTTCAGTGGAATTAAACGAAGTTTTGGTGTTGCCGAATTTAAAATTTGAAGATCGTAATGCCAGAATTCGCTATATTATTTTAAGGCGAAAAACCTTAAAAGTCTACCCTTATGCCAAGTTGGCTGCTGAACGTTTGGAAGCCTTACAAAAGCGACTCGATGAATTGGAACGTAAGCGCGATAAAAAACGCTATGCTAAGATTATTCAGAAATATATTGAAGATGAATTTTCTGCTGAATTAAAAAAACTCACAAAAACCGAGGGTCAGATTTTGGTCAAATTAATTCATAGACAAACCGGAACAACCACCTTTGACCTTATTAAGGAATTACGGAGTGGTTGGCGTGCCTTTTGGTTTAATAGTACGGCCAATTTGTTTGATATTTCCTTGAAGAAGGAATTCAATCCAATTGATGAAGAAGAGGATTACTTAATTGAGGACATTCTGCAAAGGGCCTTTCAGAATGAATTATTGAAACGGCAAGAACCCGCTTTTGATATTGATTTTTATGCATGTGTGAACAAATGGTCTAGGCCAAAAACACCTTCAAATACCAAAGGTTAA
- a CDS encoding M42 family metallopeptidase — protein sequence MAKKQLLNKKSMDFLEKYLNNASPTGYEWEGQKIWMDYLKPYVDEFITDTYGSAVGVINPEAKYKVVIEGHADEISWYVNYISDNGLLYVVRNGGSDHQIAPSKIVNIHTKNGIVKGVFGWPAIHTRNKSKEDAPKPDNICIDIGAKDKNEVEKMGVHVGCVITYPDEFHILNKDKFVCRALDNRVGGFMIAEVARLLHESKKKLDFGLYITNSVQEEIGLRGAEMITQTIKPNVAIVTDVTHDTTTPMIEQKKQGYAEIGKGPVVAYAPAVQQKLRDLITDTAEKNKIPFQRAALSRATGTDTDAFAYSNGGVASALISLPLRYMHTTVEMVHRDDVENVIKLIYETLLKIKDGETFSYFE from the coding sequence ATGGCTAAAAAACAATTATTAAATAAAAAGTCCATGGACTTTTTAGAAAAATACTTAAACAACGCGTCACCTACAGGATACGAATGGGAAGGGCAAAAAATCTGGATGGATTATCTAAAACCATATGTTGACGAGTTTATAACAGATACTTATGGTTCTGCTGTTGGCGTCATTAATCCAGAAGCAAAATATAAAGTGGTTATTGAAGGTCATGCTGATGAAATCTCATGGTATGTCAATTATATTTCAGATAACGGTTTGCTTTACGTGGTAAGAAATGGAGGCAGCGACCATCAAATTGCGCCTAGTAAAATAGTAAACATTCATACCAAAAATGGCATTGTGAAAGGAGTTTTCGGTTGGCCAGCAATCCATACGAGAAATAAATCGAAAGAAGACGCACCAAAACCAGACAACATTTGCATAGACATAGGAGCAAAAGACAAAAATGAAGTTGAAAAAATGGGTGTTCACGTAGGCTGTGTAATTACATATCCGGATGAATTCCATATTCTGAATAAAGACAAATTTGTGTGCAGAGCTTTGGATAACAGAGTTGGTGGATTTATGATTGCAGAAGTAGCACGTTTACTACATGAAAGCAAAAAGAAATTAGATTTCGGATTGTACATAACCAATTCCGTACAAGAAGAAATAGGCTTGCGTGGTGCTGAAATGATTACACAAACTATTAAACCAAATGTAGCGATTGTTACAGACGTCACACACGATACAACCACGCCAATGATTGAGCAGAAGAAACAAGGCTACGCGGAAATTGGTAAAGGACCAGTGGTAGCTTATGCACCTGCTGTACAACAAAAATTACGGGATTTAATTACAGATACAGCTGAAAAGAATAAAATCCCATTTCAACGTGCTGCCTTATCGAGGGCCACAGGAACTGACACAGATGCTTTTGCTTACAGTAATGGTGGCGTAGCTTCTGCTCTTATTTCACTACCATTGCGTTATATGCACACCACTGTAGAAATGGTGCATAGAGATGACGTGGAAAATGTGATTAAATTGATTTATGAAACGCTTCTTAAAATAAAGGACGGAGAAACGTTTAGTTATTTTGAATAA
- a CDS encoding NUDIX hydrolase, with product MDEIIDIVDKHGNPTGKTALKSEAHAKGWYHNTIHLWLFTSRGEILLQQRSHKKAIYPLLWDVSVAGHIDAGETLINAALRETEEEIGLKLKPNSLQHIGIFLHETNYNDGQIQDNEFHQVFIAELNVPVDKLVIQEAEVEALKLVSFETFETLLKNCKTNNHFVTSNIDYYKFILKTIKARQQI from the coding sequence ATGGATGAAATTATAGACATCGTTGATAAACACGGCAATCCGACAGGAAAAACAGCTTTAAAATCTGAAGCGCATGCTAAAGGATGGTACCATAATACCATTCATTTATGGTTATTTACATCCAGAGGTGAAATCCTTTTACAACAACGTTCACATAAAAAAGCCATTTACCCTTTACTTTGGGATGTTTCAGTAGCTGGACATATCGATGCAGGCGAAACGTTGATTAATGCCGCATTGCGTGAAACCGAAGAAGAAATTGGGTTGAAATTAAAACCTAATAGTTTACAACACATTGGGATCTTTCTTCATGAAACCAATTACAATGACGGTCAAATCCAAGACAATGAATTCCATCAGGTTTTTATAGCTGAATTGAACGTGCCCGTAGATAAGCTTGTTATTCAAGAAGCCGAAGTTGAAGCTTTAAAATTAGTTTCATTTGAAACATTTGAAACACTTTTAAAAAATTGCAAAACCAATAATCATTTTGTAACCAGCAATATAGATTATTATAAATTCATATTGAAAACCATAAAAGCAAGACAGCAAATATGA
- a CDS encoding PrsW family intramembrane metalloprotease, which yields MNLLLLAIAPIFTVLLYIYAQDKYEKEPKKLLIFSFLFGAIVSIIIVFVLYFFTGRLIPVTDPFSIGQQFIQAFIVVALSEEFSKYVIVKYYAQPKKAFNEPYDGIIYAVMVSMGFACTENIMYVIDGGYQTAILRAFTAVPAHATFGILMGYYMGKAKFSNNRFALNMAGLFLAVLFHGAYDFFLFINFIPGISIGAFVSLIIGIVLSRKAIKRHQEKSHFKSL from the coding sequence ATGAATTTACTCTTACTGGCCATTGCACCCATTTTTACAGTTTTATTGTATATCTATGCCCAAGATAAATACGAAAAAGAACCAAAAAAATTATTGATTTTCAGTTTCCTATTTGGAGCCATTGTAAGTATCATAATCGTTTTTGTTTTGTATTTCTTTACTGGACGGTTGATTCCAGTTACTGATCCATTCAGCATTGGACAGCAATTTATTCAAGCGTTTATTGTCGTCGCTTTATCCGAAGAATTTAGTAAATATGTAATTGTAAAATATTATGCCCAACCTAAAAAGGCATTTAATGAACCTTACGATGGTATCATTTACGCGGTTATGGTCTCCATGGGTTTTGCCTGTACAGAGAACATCATGTATGTAATTGATGGTGGGTATCAAACGGCTATTCTGCGAGCATTCACAGCAGTACCTGCACATGCGACTTTTGGAATTTTGATGGGTTATTATATGGGAAAAGCAAAATTCTCCAATAATAGGTTTGCCCTTAATATGGCAGGATTATTCTTAGCTGTTTTGTTTCATGGCGCCTATGACTTTTTCTTATTCATCAATTTTATTCCTGGTATTTCCATTGGTGCTTTTGTTTCCTTAATTATTGGAATTGTGTTATCTCGAAAAGCGATTAAACGACATCAGGAAAAGTCTCACTTTAAATCTTTGTGA
- a CDS encoding acetyl-CoA carboxylase biotin carboxyl carrier protein subunit: MYKIKVNDNHTFDVSEETMEKLDVVETSANKFHILHHHTSIKAEILNTDFNQKTYAIKVNNNTYHVDIYDALDQQIEALGFEIGASKQVNDIKAPMPGLILEINVKESQDVKENDPLLILEAMKMENVINSPRDGVIKSIQVKQGETVDKNSLLIEFE, translated from the coding sequence ATGTACAAAATAAAAGTCAACGACAACCATACTTTCGATGTCTCAGAAGAAACGATGGAAAAGCTAGATGTTGTAGAAACTTCTGCAAATAAATTTCATATTCTACATCACCATACCTCAATTAAGGCCGAAATTCTGAATACTGATTTCAATCAAAAAACGTATGCAATAAAAGTAAATAACAACACCTACCATGTCGATATTTACGATGCCTTAGACCAACAAATTGAAGCTTTAGGATTTGAGATAGGCGCTTCAAAACAAGTCAATGATATTAAAGCTCCAATGCCTGGATTAATTTTAGAAATCAACGTGAAAGAAAGTCAGGACGTAAAAGAAAATGACCCCTTATTGATTTTGGAAGCCATGAAAATGGAAAATGTGATTAATTCACCTCGCGATGGTGTTATCAAATCCATACAAGTAAAACAAGGAGAAACCGTTGATAAGAATTCACTTTTAATAGAATTTGAATAA
- the accC gene encoding acetyl-CoA carboxylase biotin carboxylase subunit gives MKKILVANRGEIAIRVMRTAKKMGIKTVAVYSEADRNSPHVKFADQAVCIGPAPSNESYLRGDKIIEVSKSLHVDAIHPGYGFLSENADFAELCEANNIIFIGPRYKAIKVMGSKLAAKETVKAYDIPMVPGTDEAITDIPEAKKIAKEIGFPILIKASAGGGGKGMRIVENEGEFESQMDRAISEAKNAFGDGSVFIEKYVASPRHIEIQVMADMHDNVIHLFERECSIQRRHQKVVEEAPSRVLTPELRAEMGQAAINVARSCDYIGAGTVEFLLDENLNFYFLEMNTRLQVEHPVSEWIAGVDLVELQIKVARGETLPIKQEDLKINGHALELRVYAEDPVNDFLPSVGNLEIYQLPKGENIRVDNGFEEGMDIPIYYDPMLSKLITYGETREEAIELMIKAIDNYHIKGVETTLPFGRFVCEHEAFRSGNFDTHFVKKHYSPSLLEKQHKLEAEIAAKIGLKRYLEEQKVVRLPI, from the coding sequence ATGAAGAAGATTTTAGTCGCCAATAGAGGAGAAATCGCAATTCGTGTCATGCGAACCGCCAAGAAAATGGGTATTAAAACCGTAGCTGTTTATTCTGAAGCCGATCGGAATTCACCTCATGTAAAATTCGCAGACCAAGCCGTTTGTATTGGTCCTGCACCATCTAATGAATCGTATTTAAGAGGTGATAAAATTATTGAAGTTTCAAAATCACTACATGTCGATGCGATTCATCCTGGTTATGGCTTCCTGAGTGAGAATGCCGACTTTGCCGAATTGTGCGAAGCTAATAATATCATATTTATTGGGCCGCGATATAAAGCCATAAAAGTGATGGGAAGTAAATTAGCGGCTAAAGAAACCGTTAAAGCTTATGACATTCCTATGGTTCCGGGAACTGACGAAGCCATTACTGATATTCCAGAAGCGAAAAAAATAGCCAAAGAAATCGGTTTTCCAATCTTAATTAAGGCATCTGCTGGTGGTGGTGGAAAAGGCATGCGTATTGTAGAAAACGAAGGGGAGTTTGAATCGCAAATGGACAGAGCCATTAGTGAAGCAAAAAATGCATTTGGCGATGGTTCTGTGTTTATAGAAAAATATGTGGCATCACCAAGACATATCGAAATCCAAGTGATGGCAGATATGCACGACAATGTCATTCATTTATTTGAACGCGAGTGTTCCATTCAACGGCGTCATCAAAAAGTAGTTGAAGAAGCACCATCACGTGTTTTAACTCCAGAATTGAGAGCGGAAATGGGACAAGCCGCAATAAATGTCGCACGTTCCTGTGACTACATTGGTGCGGGAACGGTTGAGTTCCTATTAGATGAAAACCTCAATTTCTATTTCTTGGAAATGAATACGAGATTACAAGTAGAGCATCCGGTTTCCGAATGGATTGCTGGTGTGGATCTAGTCGAGTTGCAGATTAAAGTCGCGCGAGGCGAAACACTTCCTATTAAACAAGAAGATCTAAAAATCAATGGTCACGCGTTGGAACTTCGGGTTTATGCTGAAGACCCTGTGAATGATTTTTTACCAAGCGTTGGGAATTTGGAAATTTACCAATTACCCAAAGGCGAAAACATTAGAGTCGATAATGGTTTTGAGGAAGGTATGGATATTCCCATTTATTATGACCCAATGCTTTCTAAGCTAATTACGTATGGCGAAACAAGGGAAGAAGCGATTGAATTGATGATAAAAGCAATCGATAATTATCATATAAAAGGCGTAGAAACCACTTTACCTTTTGGACGTTTTGTTTGTGAACATGAGGCTTTTAGAAGTGGCAACTTTGACACCCATTTTGTAAAAAAGCACTACTCACCTAGCCTTTTAGAGAAACAACATAAGTTAGAAGCTGAAATTGCGGCCAAGATAGGCTTGAAACGTTATTTAGAAGAACAAAAGGTTGTACGACTACCAATTTAG
- a CDS encoding acyl-CoA carboxylase subunit beta, whose amino-acid sequence MNNNIKTLNTKIEQAKLGGGQARIDKQHQKKKLTARERVMYLLDNHSFEEIGALVTHRTKSFGMDKQVFYGDGVVTGYGTVNGKLVYVFAQDFTVFGGSLSETHAEKICKIMDMAVNVGAPIIGLNDSGGARIQEGVRSLAGYADIFYRNVQASGVIPQISAIMGPCAGGAVYSPAMTDFTLMVQDTSYMFVTGPNVVKTVTNEEVTSEELGGASVHSSKSGVAHKTATNDVECLEHIKKLLGYLPQSNKEKVEALPFELKEEVRESLATIVPENPNKPYDMHQVIEGIIDEDSFYEIHKDYAENIIVGFARLGGRSIGIVANQPMFLAGVLDVNSSKKAARFVRFCDCFNIPLLVLEDVPGFLPGTDQEWNGIIVNGAKLLYAFSESTVPRITVITRKAYGGAYDVMNSKHIGADMNFAWPNAEIAVMGAKGAAEIIFKRDISAAEDKEAKWKEKEAEYAELFANPYSAAERGFVDEVILPKYTRRKLIKAFSMLENKDVVRPNRKHGNIPL is encoded by the coding sequence ATGAACAACAACATCAAAACCCTCAATACTAAAATAGAACAAGCCAAATTAGGAGGAGGTCAAGCAAGAATAGATAAACAACACCAGAAGAAAAAACTAACCGCAAGAGAACGTGTAATGTATCTATTAGACAATCATTCTTTTGAAGAAATAGGCGCGTTAGTCACACACAGAACCAAAAGTTTTGGAATGGACAAGCAAGTTTTCTATGGCGATGGTGTGGTCACAGGTTACGGAACAGTCAACGGCAAATTGGTTTACGTTTTTGCTCAAGATTTTACCGTTTTCGGCGGTTCTCTATCTGAAACCCATGCCGAAAAAATCTGTAAGATTATGGATATGGCTGTTAATGTTGGAGCACCAATTATAGGTCTTAATGATTCTGGTGGCGCACGTATTCAGGAAGGTGTAAGGTCATTGGCTGGGTATGCCGATATATTTTATAGAAATGTACAGGCTTCTGGAGTGATTCCTCAAATTTCTGCCATTATGGGTCCTTGTGCTGGTGGAGCCGTTTATTCGCCGGCTATGACAGATTTTACATTGATGGTTCAAGATACTAGCTATATGTTTGTTACAGGTCCTAACGTGGTAAAAACAGTAACCAATGAAGAGGTAACAAGTGAAGAATTAGGTGGCGCAAGTGTGCATTCGTCCAAATCTGGTGTCGCTCATAAAACGGCCACCAATGATGTGGAATGTTTAGAGCATATTAAAAAACTGTTGGGTTATCTGCCGCAAAGTAATAAAGAAAAAGTAGAGGCACTTCCATTTGAACTTAAGGAAGAAGTTAGAGAATCCTTAGCAACCATAGTTCCTGAGAATCCTAATAAACCCTACGATATGCATCAAGTGATTGAAGGTATCATTGATGAGGATTCATTTTATGAAATCCATAAGGATTATGCAGAAAACATCATCGTAGGATTTGCGCGTTTAGGAGGAAGAAGTATTGGGATTGTAGCTAACCAACCGATGTTTTTAGCTGGTGTATTGGACGTAAACAGTTCTAAAAAAGCAGCTCGTTTTGTACGTTTTTGCGATTGTTTCAATATTCCCTTGTTGGTATTGGAAGACGTACCAGGATTTTTACCAGGAACTGACCAAGAGTGGAATGGTATTATTGTTAACGGTGCAAAATTATTATACGCCTTCAGCGAATCAACTGTCCCAAGAATTACCGTAATTACCAGAAAAGCCTATGGAGGCGCTTACGATGTAATGAATTCTAAACACATTGGCGCAGACATGAATTTCGCTTGGCCAAATGCCGAAATCGCCGTAATGGGCGCTAAAGGAGCTGCGGAAATTATATTTAAGCGCGACATCTCTGCGGCAGAGGATAAAGAAGCCAAATGGAAAGAAAAAGAAGCGGAATATGCAGAACTTTTCGCCAATCCATACAGTGCAGCTGAACGTGGTTTTGTAGATGAAGTCATCTTACCTAAATATACCAGACGTAAATTAATAAAAGCGTTTAGTATGCTTGAAAATAAGGATGTTGTACGTCCTAATCGTAAGCATGGAAATATTCCACTTTAA
- a CDS encoding ABC transporter ATP-binding protein, producing the protein MQHLKEQPKRSKNDKPKVTMATAFKTIIWPRRNLVFIGLILIVIRSLSGLILPWQSKVLLDDVVPNKDFDGLYTLIGIVIAAILVQAVTSFLLTRILSVQAQYLISELRAQVQKKVLSLPISFFDNTKSGALVSRIMSDVEGVRNLIGTGLVQLVGGSFTAIVSLIILIKLNAWMTLFVFVPLSLFGIIALKAFKYIRPIFRTRGKINAEVTGRLTETLAGVRVIKAFNAEEQENKTFELGVERLYQNVKKSLTATALMTSSSTFLIGVATTGIMGIGGYYMIEGGMTTGDFLFFTLILGFMIAPIVQMSNIGSQLTEALAGLDRTEELMNLATEDEQEARTNELETVKGDIKFNNVSFSYEEGKPVLHNINFEAPSGSVIALVGSSGSGKSTIAGLSATFLNPDSGIITVDGQDLSKVKLSSFRKHLGVVLQDEFLFEGTIRENIMFPRPNASEVQLQNAVKAAYVNEFTDRFDDGLETLIGERGVKLSGGQRQRIAIARAILADPKIIILDEATSNLDTESEGLIQKSLSELTNNRTTIVIAHRLSTIKKADQILVIENGRIAERGTHDELLKAEGRYYDLYTFQAKI; encoded by the coding sequence ATGCAACACTTAAAAGAGCAGCCGAAAAGATCAAAAAACGATAAGCCAAAAGTAACTATGGCAACGGCTTTTAAGACCATTATCTGGCCAAGACGTAATTTGGTGTTTATTGGTTTGATACTTATTGTCATTCGCAGTTTGTCAGGACTTATTTTGCCATGGCAAAGTAAAGTACTTTTAGATGATGTAGTACCGAATAAGGATTTTGATGGACTTTATACATTGATTGGAATTGTCATCGCTGCAATTTTGGTTCAAGCTGTAACGTCATTTTTATTAACGCGAATATTAAGTGTACAAGCACAATATTTAATTTCAGAGTTACGTGCACAAGTCCAGAAGAAAGTCCTCTCCTTACCGATTAGTTTTTTCGATAATACAAAATCAGGCGCTTTGGTTTCTAGGATTATGAGTGATGTTGAAGGCGTTCGGAATTTAATAGGGACAGGATTGGTTCAACTCGTTGGAGGTTCGTTTACGGCCATCGTGTCATTGATAATTTTAATAAAATTGAATGCATGGATGACCTTATTTGTTTTTGTGCCCTTATCATTATTTGGTATTATAGCTTTAAAAGCATTTAAATATATAAGACCTATTTTTAGAACCAGAGGAAAGATAAATGCTGAGGTTACTGGCAGATTAACCGAAACTTTAGCTGGTGTTCGTGTTATTAAAGCTTTTAACGCTGAAGAACAGGAAAACAAAACTTTTGAGCTTGGCGTAGAGCGTTTATATCAAAATGTCAAAAAGAGTTTAACAGCAACGGCATTAATGACGAGCTCTTCAACCTTTTTAATCGGAGTAGCTACCACAGGAATCATGGGAATCGGTGGTTATTATATGATTGAAGGTGGTATGACTACTGGTGATTTTCTGTTCTTCACGCTAATTCTCGGATTTATGATTGCACCAATTGTACAAATGAGTAACATTGGCAGTCAATTGACTGAAGCCTTAGCTGGTTTGGATCGTACCGAAGAATTAATGAATTTGGCAACCGAAGATGAACAGGAAGCCAGAACCAATGAATTGGAAACTGTTAAAGGCGATATCAAATTCAATAATGTCTCGTTTTCATATGAGGAAGGAAAGCCTGTGTTACATAACATCAATTTTGAAGCGCCTTCAGGTTCTGTAATCGCCTTGGTTGGGAGTTCTGGTTCTGGCAAATCCACCATTGCTGGATTGTCCGCCACGTTTTTAAATCCTGATTCAGGTATCATTACGGTTGACGGTCAGGATTTATCTAAAGTTAAATTGAGCAGTTTTAGGAAGCATTTAGGTGTTGTGCTTCAAGATGAATTTTTATTTGAAGGCACCATCCGAGAAAATATCATGTTTCCAAGGCCAAATGCGTCCGAAGTACAATTACAAAATGCGGTAAAAGCAGCCTATGTCAATGAATTTACGGATCGTTTTGATGATGGTTTGGAAACCTTAATTGGTGAACGTGGTGTGAAATTGTCTGGAGGACAACGTCAACGTATTGCCATTGCCAGAGCGATATTAGCAGATCCCAAGATTATTATTTTGGATGAAGCGACGTCGAATTTAGATACCGAAAGTGAAGGGTTGATTCAAAAAAGTTTATCCGAATTAACAAATAATAGAACTACCATTGTCATAGCCCACCGTTTGAGCACCATCAAAAAAGCGGATCAAATTCTAGTCATAGAAAATGGTAGAATCGCGGAACGAGGCACCCATGATGAGTTGTTAAAAGCTGAAGGTCGTTATTACGATTTATATACGTTTCAGGCTAAGATATAA
- a CDS encoding DinB family protein produces MLTDTLIKLFKRDLNQLIEELKLYKNESNLWKVNGSISNSAGTLCLHLIGNLNHFMGSVFGDTGYVRQRELEFTLKDVPKSELIKQVEDTIVVVETTLKNLTDEDLQKEYKRREFEATMTTEYFLVHLSMHLAYHLGQINYHRRLLD; encoded by the coding sequence ATGCTAACAGACACATTGATCAAATTATTTAAAAGAGATCTCAACCAGTTAATTGAGGAACTTAAACTTTATAAGAATGAATCCAATCTATGGAAAGTAAATGGTTCAATTAGCAACTCAGCTGGAACTTTATGTCTTCATCTCATTGGAAATTTGAATCATTTTATGGGTTCAGTTTTTGGTGATACAGGATATGTGAGACAGCGGGAATTGGAATTTACACTTAAAGATGTTCCAAAATCTGAATTGATTAAGCAAGTTGAAGACACCATTGTGGTCGTAGAAACCACTTTGAAAAATTTAACAGATGAAGATTTGCAAAAAGAATATAAGCGTCGCGAGTTTGAAGCTACTATGACAACCGAATATTTCTTAGTTCACTTATCGATGCACTTGGCCTATCATTTAGGACAGATTAATTACCATAGACGTTTGTTGGATTAA